In one Desulfuribacillus stibiiarsenatis genomic region, the following are encoded:
- a CDS encoding (2Fe-2S)-binding protein: MTSIKTEITLSINGEEHTVYIRYADTLLTVLREHLGLTGTKPGCLNGDCGACTVDVDGESMKSCIMLAIDAVGKKITTIEGLRDTPIQKEFIENFAFQCGYCTSGFIVNSNTLIQKYPDADDSLIKDVLESNICRCTGYEEIERAVKTVFRNSR, encoded by the coding sequence ATGACTTCTATCAAAACAGAAATTACCCTATCAATCAACGGTGAAGAACATACAGTATACATTCGCTATGCGGACACCCTGCTAACTGTGCTGCGGGAACACCTTGGACTAACTGGTACAAAACCTGGTTGCTTAAACGGTGACTGTGGTGCGTGCACTGTAGATGTTGACGGTGAATCCATGAAGTCCTGCATCATGCTTGCCATTGATGCTGTTGGTAAGAAAATTACTACTATTGAGGGACTTAGAGATACACCCATCCAAAAGGAGTTTATCGAGAATTTCGCATTTCAATGTGGGTATTGTACTTCAGGTTTTATCGTCAATAGTAATACTCTCATTCAAAAGTACCCTGATGCTGATGATTCTCTCATCAAAGATGTCTTAGAATCTAATATCTGCCGATGCACCGGTTACGAAGAGATAGAACGAGCTGTTAAAACAGTATTCCGAAACAGTCGTTGA